One window of the Desulfobotulus mexicanus genome contains the following:
- a CDS encoding aspartate carbamoyltransferase catalytic subunit yields the protein MYFSRKDILDIASLSVEEITHILDTAQGMKEISLRPVKKVPTLRGKTLILFFHEASTRTKTSFDIAGKRLSADVIALAKSGSSMAKGESLLDTVKTLEAMQPDVVVMRHGTSGAARFIAGHLKCGVINAGDGRHAHPTQALLDMMTIREKKGRIAGLKVAIIGDIAHSRVARSNMEGLVKMGAEVRVAGPPTMIPKGIESYGVKAFFSVDRALEDADVVMMLRMQKERMNNVLFSTEREYAREFGLNEKRLSMAHSDAVVLHPGPMNRGVEISDAVADGPRSAILDQVENGVALRMALFYLLAGGVRNADED from the coding sequence ATGTATTTCAGCAGAAAAGACATTCTGGATATTGCCTCCCTTTCTGTGGAGGAAATTACCCATATTCTGGATACGGCTCAGGGCATGAAGGAGATTTCCTTAAGACCTGTGAAAAAGGTTCCCACCTTGCGGGGTAAGACCCTGATCCTTTTTTTCCATGAAGCCAGTACAAGGACAAAGACTTCCTTTGATATTGCAGGTAAGCGTCTGAGTGCTGATGTTATTGCTCTTGCCAAAAGCGGTTCAAGCATGGCTAAGGGTGAAAGTCTTCTGGATACGGTAAAAACCCTTGAGGCCATGCAGCCCGATGTGGTGGTCATGCGCCATGGTACTTCCGGCGCAGCCCGTTTTATTGCAGGACATCTGAAATGCGGGGTGATAAATGCCGGTGATGGCAGGCATGCTCACCCGACCCAGGCACTCTTGGACATGATGACCATCCGTGAGAAAAAAGGCCGTATTGCCGGACTGAAGGTGGCCATTATCGGAGATATTGCCCACAGCCGTGTGGCAAGGTCCAATATGGAAGGTCTTGTGAAGATGGGGGCTGAGGTGCGGGTGGCGGGACCGCCGACCATGATACCCAAGGGTATTGAAAGTTATGGGGTAAAGGCTTTTTTTTCCGTGGATAGGGCGCTGGAGGATGCCGATGTGGTCATGATGCTCCGTATGCAGAAGGAACGTATGAATAATGTTCTTTTTTCTACGGAAAGGGAGTATGCTAGGGAATTCGGGCTTAATGAAAAGAGATTGTCCATGGCCCATTCCGATGCAGTGGTTCTCCATCCCGGTCCCATGAACCGGGGAGTGGAAATTTCCGATGCAGTGGCGGACGGCCCCCGTTCAGCCATTCTGGATCAGGTGGAAAACGGTGTGGCCCTTAGAATGGCCCTTTTTTATCTCCTGGCAGGAGGAGTACGCAATGCGGATGAAGATTGA
- a CDS encoding M23 family metallopeptidase translates to MKSKEKKSRGWLFLPLMGLLIGGIGWLVFTCFEGSTPVISMDLVSDSIGEKEALSLEVKDKGRGVKEVQVSFYKDGRDHVLEQKSFPASSFLGATGVDHVRMDFAFKPSELGISDGVGTLRVRVRDASLRGGFKGNVAYLEREIRVDTRPPEIRVVTRRHYLAQGGAGLVGYRLSEPVVRSGVKVDGNFFPGYGGFGPNKDVYLAFFGLHHEPGSGSEIFIVAEDFAGNKGRAGFPHHVNARRFPEDKINISDRFLNWKMPEFQIPGGDPDSPLEKFLKVNNLLRDKNEKVIFAATEKSESAVLWDRHFLPLPAAANRGGFADRRIYYHNGREIDRQFHMGLDLASIAQSPVPAAASGKVVMTETVGIYGRNVILDHGCGLFTHYAHMSQIDVAVGDRVKRGDTLGLTGLTGMAGGDHLHFGVIVHNTFVNPIEWLDANWVENNILSKLRDIEAGI, encoded by the coding sequence ATGAAAAGCAAAGAAAAAAAAAGCAGGGGGTGGCTGTTTCTGCCCCTTATGGGGCTTCTTATAGGCGGTATCGGCTGGCTGGTTTTTACCTGTTTTGAAGGAAGTACGCCAGTGATATCCATGGATCTTGTGTCCGACAGCATAGGAGAAAAAGAGGCTCTTTCCCTTGAAGTGAAGGACAAAGGCCGGGGGGTTAAGGAAGTTCAGGTTTCCTTTTATAAAGATGGCAGAGATCATGTTCTTGAGCAAAAATCTTTCCCGGCCAGTTCTTTTCTGGGTGCCACAGGTGTGGATCATGTCCGTATGGATTTCGCCTTCAAGCCTTCTGAGCTGGGTATTTCCGATGGTGTGGGTACTTTAAGAGTCCGTGTTCGGGATGCATCACTGCGGGGGGGATTCAAAGGTAATGTGGCTTATCTGGAAAGGGAGATCCGGGTGGATACCCGGCCACCGGAGATTCGTGTGGTGACAAGGCGTCATTACCTTGCCCAGGGGGGGGCAGGGCTTGTGGGCTATCGCCTTTCCGAACCTGTGGTACGCAGCGGTGTCAAGGTGGATGGTAATTTTTTCCCCGGTTATGGCGGGTTTGGTCCGAATAAGGATGTTTACCTGGCTTTTTTTGGATTGCACCATGAGCCGGGATCCGGTTCGGAGATATTTATCGTGGCCGAAGATTTTGCCGGTAACAAAGGACGGGCTGGTTTTCCCCACCACGTGAATGCAAGACGTTTCCCCGAAGATAAAATCAATATCAGTGATCGTTTTCTCAACTGGAAAATGCCCGAGTTTCAGATTCCGGGAGGAGATCCGGATTCTCCGCTGGAAAAATTTCTTAAGGTGAATAACCTTTTGAGGGATAAAAATGAAAAGGTTATTTTTGCCGCTACCGAGAAATCAGAATCAGCCGTTTTATGGGACAGGCATTTTCTTCCCCTGCCTGCGGCTGCCAACAGGGGTGGTTTTGCGGACAGGCGAATCTACTACCATAATGGTCGGGAGATAGACCGGCAGTTCCATATGGGTCTGGATCTTGCCTCCATTGCCCAGTCTCCCGTTCCTGCAGCGGCTTCGGGCAAGGTGGTGATGACAGAAACCGTTGGCATTTATGGCAGAAATGTTATTCTGGATCATGGATGCGGCCTTTTTACCCACTATGCCCATATGAGTCAGATTGATGTTGCTGTGGGGGATCGCGTAAAGCGGGGAGATACGCTGGGCCTGACGGGTCTTACGGGTATGGCAGGAGGGGATCATCTGCATTTTGGTGTTATTGTTCATAACACCTTTGTGAACCCCATTGAGTGGCTGGATGCCAATTGGGTGGAGAACAATATTTTATCAAAACTTCGTGATATTGAAGCCGGTATTTAG
- the kdsA gene encoding 3-deoxy-8-phosphooctulonate synthase — protein sequence MLLIAGPCAIESLDLCLYIAEFLKNEAEKRQLPFIFKASFDKANRSSINSFRGPGMDEGLRILETVRKRFEVPVISDIHLPEQADAAAEVLDIIQIPAFLCRQTDLLAAAARTGKPVNVKKGQFLAPWDMKNVVTKLKESGASKIMLTERGASFGYNNLVVDFRSIPILKSFGYPVIFDATHSVQLPGGSGTHSSGQREFAPVLARSAMAAGADGLFIEVHPEPEKALCDGANSLHLSTLPGLLDQLCAIKAILGESPA from the coding sequence ATGCTGCTCATTGCAGGCCCCTGCGCCATTGAAAGCCTGGATCTCTGCCTCTATATTGCAGAATTCCTTAAAAATGAAGCAGAAAAAAGACAGCTCCCCTTCATTTTCAAAGCTTCCTTTGACAAAGCCAACCGCAGCAGCATCAACTCCTTCCGCGGACCGGGCATGGATGAAGGCCTTCGTATACTGGAAACCGTACGCAAGAGATTCGAGGTTCCCGTTATTTCAGATATTCATCTCCCTGAGCAGGCAGATGCAGCCGCAGAAGTTCTTGATATAATACAGATCCCAGCCTTTCTCTGCCGCCAGACAGACCTTCTTGCGGCTGCAGCCCGTACCGGAAAACCCGTAAACGTGAAAAAAGGTCAGTTCCTTGCTCCTTGGGATATGAAAAATGTGGTCACAAAATTAAAGGAATCCGGTGCCAGCAAAATTATGCTTACGGAACGGGGAGCAAGCTTTGGCTACAACAATCTTGTGGTGGATTTCCGCAGCATCCCCATCCTGAAAAGCTTTGGTTATCCTGTTATTTTCGATGCCACCCACAGCGTACAGCTTCCCGGAGGCTCCGGCACCCATTCCTCAGGCCAGAGAGAATTTGCTCCTGTACTGGCCCGCAGTGCCATGGCAGCAGGAGCCGACGGACTTTTCATTGAAGTACATCCTGAGCCGGAAAAAGCCCTCTGCGATGGTGCAAACTCCCTGCATCTTTCAACCCTTCCCGGCCTTCTGGATCAGCTATGTGCCATTAAAGCCATACTTGGAGAATCCCCCGCATGA
- a CDS encoding LptA/OstA family protein, whose protein sequence is MFCFFYPFNLSADSSPSIHFESRQQTWDTKSRKILMEGEAKISGNHESLEAEKIHIFFYPMDTGKQLSAESLKSLKAEGKVRLSSEDIHATADTALYESQTQKLLLEGFPAEILHTDLHIRGNIIRFDRIQNQMEVEGSQETPTTLRETATESVETSPMAARAMMQHWDLNAKILILHDKVHMSQAEMNIMADTMTLYYRSEEKKEHETDHTPPGIEKAIAKGHVRLTHADGHALGEKAVYTSTDEIIILTGNPARMERDGNILQGPEIRFNRRTGEIEISGGASGSLFPGSDAAPF, encoded by the coding sequence ATGTTCTGTTTTTTTTATCCTTTCAACCTTTCAGCGGATTCATCACCCTCCATTCATTTTGAAAGCAGACAACAGACCTGGGATACGAAATCCAGAAAAATTCTGATGGAAGGAGAAGCTAAAATTTCAGGAAACCACGAAAGCTTAGAGGCAGAAAAGATCCATATCTTTTTTTACCCCATGGATACGGGAAAACAGCTGTCCGCAGAAAGCCTGAAAAGCCTTAAAGCCGAAGGGAAGGTCCGTCTTAGCAGCGAAGATATCCATGCCACGGCAGATACGGCCCTTTATGAAAGCCAGACCCAAAAGCTTCTGCTTGAAGGTTTCCCTGCAGAAATTCTGCACACGGATCTGCATATCCGTGGCAACATAATCCGTTTTGACCGTATTCAAAATCAGATGGAAGTGGAAGGCAGCCAGGAAACACCCACAACCCTCAGAGAAACAGCCACTGAAAGCGTGGAAACCTCCCCCATGGCTGCAAGGGCCATGATGCAGCACTGGGATTTGAACGCAAAGATTCTTATTCTGCATGACAAGGTCCACATGAGCCAGGCTGAAATGAATATCATGGCTGACACCATGACCCTTTACTACAGAAGTGAAGAAAAAAAGGAGCATGAAACAGACCATACCCCCCCTGGAATTGAAAAGGCCATTGCCAAAGGCCATGTAAGACTGACCCATGCCGATGGACATGCCCTTGGAGAAAAGGCTGTATACACAAGCACAGATGAAATAATCATACTCACGGGAAACCCGGCACGAATGGAACGCGATGGGAATATACTTCAGGGTCCTGAGATCCGTTTCAACCGCAGAACCGGTGAGATCGAAATTTCAGGTGGAGCTTCAGGGTCCCTTTTCCCGGGATCCGATGCCGCCCCTTTCTGA
- a CDS encoding homocysteine biosynthesis protein yields MGTFEVNKTYREINDKIAAGRAVVVTAEEMIDIVENDGPVKAAQRVDVVTTGTFAPMCSSGAFINFGHAQPTIKASKTWFNGVPAYGGLAAVDCYIGATEPTEEDPLNKVYPGNFNYGGGHVIEDLVAGKTVHMRSEGYGTTCYPNRFFEKDLTLADLPQALLCNPRNGYQNYNCAINTTKKTIYTYMGTLKPRMGNANYCSAGALSPLMNDPCYRTIGLGTRIFLGGGVGYVTWWGTQHKPQAPRTEQGVPTTPAGTLFVMGDMKQMKSEWLRGASMRGYGCTLSLGLGIPIPILNEEMARFTGVKDSDIFTQVVDYAMDYPNGVSRSYGQVSYEELKSGSITVDGKVIPTVPLSSMVKAREVAFILKEWIERGKFFLGEPQFLLPGPS; encoded by the coding sequence ATGGGAACTTTTGAGGTGAATAAGACATACCGCGAGATCAATGATAAAATTGCCGCAGGCAGGGCCGTGGTTGTTACCGCAGAGGAAATGATTGATATTGTAGAAAATGATGGGCCTGTCAAGGCTGCCCAGAGGGTTGATGTAGTCACTACCGGAACCTTTGCTCCCATGTGCTCTTCCGGTGCCTTTATCAATTTTGGCCATGCCCAGCCGACCATAAAGGCTTCTAAAACCTGGTTCAATGGTGTGCCAGCCTATGGGGGACTGGCCGCTGTGGACTGCTACATCGGTGCTACGGAACCTACAGAGGAAGATCCCCTGAATAAGGTTTATCCCGGTAACTTCAATTATGGGGGAGGCCATGTTATTGAGGATCTTGTTGCGGGAAAAACAGTGCATATGCGTTCGGAAGGATATGGAACAACCTGCTATCCCAATCGTTTCTTTGAAAAGGATCTGACCCTTGCAGATCTTCCCCAGGCCCTTCTCTGCAATCCGAGAAACGGGTATCAGAATTACAACTGTGCCATCAATACTACCAAAAAAACCATTTATACCTATATGGGTACCTTGAAACCCAGAATGGGAAATGCCAATTACTGCAGTGCCGGTGCCTTAAGTCCCCTTATGAACGATCCCTGTTACCGGACCATCGGCCTTGGAACCCGGATTTTTCTCGGCGGGGGGGTGGGGTATGTCACCTGGTGGGGAACCCAGCATAAGCCCCAGGCACCACGAACGGAACAGGGCGTTCCCACAACGCCTGCGGGTACCCTTTTTGTGATGGGTGATATGAAACAGATGAAGTCCGAGTGGTTACGGGGAGCCAGCATGCGGGGGTATGGCTGTACCCTTTCCCTTGGTCTGGGTATTCCCATTCCCATTCTTAATGAGGAGATGGCCCGGTTTACTGGAGTAAAGGATTCGGATATTTTTACCCAGGTGGTTGATTATGCCATGGATTATCCCAATGGTGTTTCCCGCAGCTATGGACAGGTGAGTTATGAAGAACTGAAAAGCGGTAGCATTACGGTGGATGGCAAGGTGATTCCCACTGTTCCCCTTTCCAGCATGGTCAAGGCCAGAGAGGTTGCTTTCATTTTAAAAGAATGGATAGAAAGGGGTAAGTTTTTTCTGGGAGAACCCCAGTTCCTTCTTCCCGGACCTTCTTAA
- the lptC gene encoding LPS export ABC transporter periplasmic protein LptC: MKPGYRKRRFLLFFVSGLILTTAILFMVERFRTPLPPDSLLQRSDITLTRFRHTATEEGKVVWTLSAERADYDRKADAAALEVVKATYMTKDNIPILAYALSGFVNIHTKDMLLEGSVKIEHPEYTAKSEKMEYIAKENLILSPKPVTVESEGLLIISDTLSYSISDGLIHFIGNVKGKLHGSMPSP, from the coding sequence ATGAAGCCCGGCTACCGGAAAAGACGTTTTCTGCTTTTTTTTGTAAGCGGCCTGATCCTCACAACCGCCATCCTGTTTATGGTAGAACGGTTTCGTACTCCACTGCCACCGGATTCTCTTCTGCAGCGCTCCGATATTACCCTGACCCGATTCCGCCATACAGCAACGGAAGAGGGCAAAGTTGTCTGGACCCTCTCCGCAGAAAGGGCAGATTATGACCGAAAGGCAGATGCTGCAGCTCTGGAAGTGGTTAAGGCCACCTATATGACAAAAGATAATATCCCTATCCTGGCCTATGCACTTTCAGGTTTCGTAAATATCCATACCAAGGATATGCTACTCGAAGGATCAGTAAAAATAGAACACCCTGAATATACAGCTAAAAGCGAAAAAATGGAATACATAGCCAAAGAAAACCTCATCCTGTCACCAAAACCCGTAACCGTGGAAAGCGAAGGACTCCTGATCATCTCAGACACCCTGTCCTATAGTATCTCAGACGGCTTGATACACTTCATAGGCAATGTGAAAGGAAAGCTCCATGGCTCCATGCCATCCCCATAA
- a CDS encoding SDR family oxidoreductase — protein MQNLFSLENKVALITGASRGIGAAIANTLAAQGAHVVLSSRKAEALEEVAGEIRKNGGKATVMACHMGQIPAVRELVDRIEQELGRLDILVANAATNPYFGDLFGVDEGAWDKIMDVNVKGPFFLIQAAAKIMDKNGGGAVVTVASVNGVSPALFQGAYSISKAAVISMTKAFAKELAPRNIRVNSLLPGLTDTKFAGALINNDDIREYAVKQIPMGRYAQPGEMAGAVLYLVSDASSFTTGTTLICDGGQLA, from the coding sequence ATGCAGAATCTTTTCTCCCTTGAAAACAAAGTTGCCCTGATCACAGGTGCCAGCCGTGGCATTGGTGCTGCCATTGCAAACACCCTGGCTGCCCAGGGTGCCCACGTTGTCCTGTCCAGCAGAAAAGCCGAAGCACTGGAAGAAGTTGCCGGAGAAATACGGAAAAATGGCGGCAAAGCCACGGTCATGGCCTGCCATATGGGTCAGATTCCTGCTGTACGGGAACTTGTGGACAGAATTGAGCAGGAACTGGGACGCCTCGACATTCTTGTGGCCAATGCGGCCACCAATCCCTACTTCGGTGATCTTTTCGGAGTGGATGAGGGAGCATGGGACAAAATCATGGATGTGAATGTGAAGGGCCCCTTCTTTCTCATCCAGGCTGCGGCTAAAATCATGGATAAAAACGGAGGCGGTGCCGTTGTCACAGTAGCTTCAGTGAATGGTGTCAGCCCTGCCCTCTTTCAGGGAGCCTACTCCATATCCAAAGCGGCTGTAATTTCCATGACCAAGGCCTTTGCCAAGGAGCTGGCACCCCGAAATATCCGGGTGAACTCCCTGCTTCCCGGACTCACGGACACCAAGTTTGCCGGGGCCCTTATCAACAATGATGATATCAGGGAATACGCCGTCAAGCAGATTCCCATGGGCCGTTACGCCCAGCCGGGAGAAATGGCCGGGGCTGTGCTGTATCTGGTCAGTGATGCCTCAAGTTTCACCACGGGCACCACCCTGATCTGCGATGGCGGTCAGCTGGCCTGA
- the lepB gene encoding signal peptidase I, giving the protein MKTQTNAENMQVKPPKASVWRENVEAIVIAVVLALLIRTFAVQAFKIPSGSMLETLQIGDHILVNKLAYGLNVPFFGEAVLGGKMPSHGDVIVFAYPEDSSKDFIKRVVGVEGDVIEIRNKQLYRNGEVVPDEPYAWHVDTTVYRREITPRDNMGPVRVPEGKLFTMGDNRDSSSDSRFWGYVDIRELKGRAFMIYWSWDGESMRPRWDRLGNFIS; this is encoded by the coding sequence GTGAAAACTCAGACAAACGCAGAAAATATGCAGGTAAAGCCACCAAAGGCTTCCGTCTGGCGTGAGAATGTTGAAGCCATTGTCATTGCTGTGGTTCTGGCCCTTCTGATCCGGACTTTTGCGGTTCAGGCCTTTAAAATTCCTTCGGGTTCCATGCTGGAGACCCTTCAGATTGGGGATCATATCCTTGTCAATAAGCTGGCCTATGGCCTGAATGTTCCCTTTTTCGGAGAAGCGGTTTTAGGCGGAAAGATGCCTTCCCATGGAGATGTGATTGTTTTTGCCTATCCCGAAGACAGTAGCAAGGATTTTATCAAGCGTGTTGTGGGTGTTGAAGGAGATGTGATTGAAATCCGGAATAAACAGCTTTACAGAAATGGTGAAGTGGTGCCGGATGAACCATATGCTTGGCATGTGGATACAACTGTGTATCGCAGAGAAATCACCCCAAGGGATAATATGGGACCCGTCCGGGTTCCCGAAGGCAAGCTGTTTACCATGGGGGACAACAGGGACAGCAGCAGCGACAGCCGTTTCTGGGGGTATGTAGATATCCGGGAGCTGAAGGGGCGGGCCTTTATGATATACTGGTCCTGGGATGGAGAGAGTATGCGGCCCCGCTGGGATCGGCTGGGGAATTTTATTTCCTGA
- a CDS encoding dihydroorotase — translation MRMKIENGHVLDPGHIDGLRDIWILDGRIEAVTEPGAYMEKADEILDAEGLFVTPGLIDMHVHLREPGQEYKETIESGCRAAVRGGFTAVCCMPNTRPVNDNAGITSWIVQQAEKAGLARVYPVAAITGGLGGQQLNEYADLKGAGAIALSDDGMPVLDGQTMRRAMEYAQAFDLFIISHCEDLSLVAGGVMNEGTVATRLGLGGIPNISEYLMVEREIGLAELTGSRVHIAHVSTRESVRAIRHAKARGVQVTAETAPHYFTLTEEAVGDYDTLAKMNPPLRSEADRQAIIEGLQDGTLDCIATDHAPHASMEKEVPFDEAPNGIIGLETSLGLSLKLVHDGFLSLADLIRLMSKNPARILGMNNDLLPGAPADLTLMDIKASWEVAPASFASLSRNTPFGGWQLTGQAVATIVGGRLVYKV, via the coding sequence ATGCGGATGAAGATTGAAAACGGCCACGTTCTGGATCCTGGCCACATTGACGGGTTGCGGGATATCTGGATTCTTGATGGTCGGATTGAGGCTGTAACGGAACCCGGCGCATACATGGAAAAGGCGGACGAGATTCTGGATGCTGAGGGGCTTTTTGTGACACCGGGTTTGATTGATATGCATGTTCACCTCAGGGAACCGGGGCAGGAATATAAGGAAACCATAGAAAGTGGTTGCCGCGCTGCCGTAAGGGGCGGATTTACGGCGGTATGCTGTATGCCCAATACCCGACCTGTGAATGATAATGCTGGAATCACATCCTGGATTGTGCAGCAGGCAGAGAAAGCCGGTCTTGCAAGGGTCTACCCCGTGGCCGCCATTACCGGAGGGCTTGGGGGGCAGCAGTTGAATGAATATGCCGATCTCAAGGGTGCCGGTGCTATTGCCCTGAGTGATGACGGAATGCCCGTTCTGGATGGACAGACCATGCGCAGGGCCATGGAGTATGCCCAGGCTTTTGATCTTTTTATAATATCTCATTGTGAAGATCTGAGTCTTGTGGCTGGCGGTGTGATGAATGAGGGAACGGTGGCGACGAGGCTGGGCCTTGGAGGTATTCCCAATATTTCCGAGTACCTTATGGTGGAAAGGGAAATAGGTCTTGCTGAACTGACCGGCAGCCGGGTCCACATTGCCCATGTCAGCACCCGGGAGTCGGTACGGGCCATTCGTCATGCCAAGGCAAGGGGTGTTCAGGTGACGGCAGAAACGGCACCCCATTATTTTACCCTTACGGAAGAAGCTGTGGGCGATTATGATACCCTGGCTAAAATGAATCCGCCTCTGCGCAGTGAAGCGGACCGCCAGGCCATTATTGAAGGTTTGCAGGATGGAACCCTGGACTGTATTGCCACGGACCATGCGCCCCATGCATCTATGGAAAAGGAGGTTCCCTTTGATGAGGCTCCCAATGGTATCATAGGCCTTGAAACCTCCCTTGGACTTTCCCTTAAGCTGGTGCATGATGGTTTTTTATCCCTTGCAGATCTTATCCGCCTGATGAGTAAAAATCCGGCCCGCATCCTTGGTATGAATAATGATTTGCTTCCCGGAGCTCCTGCGGATCTGACACTGATGGATATTAAGGCTTCCTGGGAAGTGGCACCTGCATCCTTTGCCTCTTTAAGCAGGAATACACCCTTCGGGGGATGGCAGCTTACGGGGCAGGCCGTGGCAACTATTGTGGGCGGACGGTTAGTTTATAAGGTTTGA
- a CDS encoding sigma-54-dependent transcriptional regulator, with the protein MGDNFMGEEKHGHKHILVVDDELSMREFLEVMLTREGYDVTVAENGAAALKCLDTTPYDLLLSDIRLGDMTGLDVLRAAKAKKSDAPVILISAYATTETAVQAMNAGAYDYLPKPFANKELLLTIRNALSMRTLEEERRAMAYTMEKKLRFGRIIGESPEMQRIFERITQVAATRTSVLISGESGTGKELIARAIHDSSPRASKSFVVVNCGSIPENLMESAFFGHKRGSFTGANTDQKGFFEAADGGTVFLDEISELPLALQVKLLRSLQERKILPVGGTQEVPVDFRIISATNRSLEEAVIVGKFREDLFYRLNVVEIRLPPLRERKEDLRMLAQHFLDKYAKEMGKGITKLSSYAIDLLQRYDFPGNVRELENLIERSVALSSTNIILPESLSLSFHKRRKIQKEDGAVMDTEAMEDVASGVQLDEILEGIERRYLEKALDLTRGNKQKSADLLGITFRSIRYRLSKYNIE; encoded by the coding sequence ATGGGAGATAATTTTATGGGTGAAGAAAAGCATGGGCATAAACATATTCTGGTGGTGGATGATGAACTCAGCATGCGGGAATTCCTTGAGGTGATGCTGACAAGGGAAGGCTATGACGTCACCGTAGCGGAAAATGGTGCGGCTGCCCTGAAATGTCTGGATACAACGCCCTATGATCTTCTCTTGAGTGATATCCGCCTTGGGGATATGACAGGGCTGGATGTGCTGCGGGCAGCTAAGGCGAAAAAGTCCGATGCCCCTGTGATTCTTATTTCTGCCTATGCAACAACGGAAACAGCCGTGCAGGCCATGAATGCCGGAGCCTATGATTATCTGCCCAAGCCCTTTGCCAACAAGGAACTGCTGCTGACAATCCGCAATGCCTTAAGTATGCGTACCCTTGAAGAAGAACGCAGGGCCATGGCCTATACCATGGAAAAGAAGCTTCGTTTTGGCCGGATTATTGGTGAAAGTCCGGAGATGCAGCGTATTTTTGAGCGCATCACCCAGGTGGCAGCCACCCGAACCAGCGTATTGATTTCAGGAGAATCCGGTACAGGTAAAGAATTGATAGCCAGAGCCATCCATGACTCATCCCCCAGAGCTTCCAAGTCCTTTGTGGTGGTCAATTGCGGAAGCATACCGGAAAATCTCATGGAAAGTGCTTTTTTTGGCCATAAACGAGGCTCCTTTACCGGTGCAAATACAGACCAGAAGGGTTTTTTTGAGGCCGCTGATGGTGGTACTGTTTTTCTGGATGAGATTTCGGAACTGCCTCTGGCCCTGCAGGTCAAGCTGCTCCGTTCACTTCAGGAACGTAAAATCCTCCCCGTGGGCGGAACCCAGGAAGTTCCCGTTGATTTCAGGATTATATCCGCAACAAACCGTAGTCTTGAAGAAGCTGTTATTGTTGGTAAATTTCGCGAAGATCTTTTTTACCGTCTGAATGTGGTGGAAATCCGTTTGCCGCCCTTGCGGGAGCGTAAGGAAGATCTTCGTATGCTGGCCCAGCATTTTCTCGATAAATATGCAAAGGAGATGGGAAAGGGCATTACCAAGCTTTCCTCCTATGCCATTGATCTTCTCCAACGCTATGATTTTCCGGGAAATGTTAGGGAGCTTGAAAATCTCATTGAGCGTTCCGTCGCCCTTTCATCCACCAATATTATTCTTCCCGAAAGTCTCTCGCTCTCCTTTCATAAAAGACGTAAAATTCAGAAAGAAGATGGCGCTGTTATGGATACGGAAGCCATGGAGGATGTGGCTTCAGGAGTCCAGCTGGATGAAATCCTTGAAGGTATTGAAAGACGGTATTTGGAAAAGGCCCTGGACCTGACCAGAGGTAACAAGCAGAAATCAGCGGATTTGTTGGGTATTACATTTCGGTCCATTCGCTACCGCCTAAGTAAATACAATATCGAGTGA
- a CDS encoding KdsC family phosphatase, translating into MNSSLADISLLLLDVDGILTTGSVIYSDSGEETKVFNVKDGLGLRMLMDAGIKVGIVTGRAAPALRHRLKNLNIELIWDGVKDKAAILPEITKKTAILPEAMAFMGDDLPDMGLMKRVGVSISVWDAASEVREMADFTTKACGGCGAVREVCEAILKEKGLWTAILEPFQK; encoded by the coding sequence ATGAACTCTTCCCTTGCCGACATCTCCCTGCTGCTGCTGGACGTTGATGGCATCCTCACCACAGGCTCCGTCATTTATAGCGACAGCGGCGAAGAAACAAAGGTCTTTAATGTGAAAGACGGCCTTGGGCTTCGAATGCTTATGGATGCCGGAATCAAGGTGGGCATTGTTACAGGCAGGGCAGCACCCGCCCTGCGTCACAGACTGAAAAACTTAAACATTGAGCTGATATGGGACGGCGTAAAGGACAAGGCAGCCATTCTTCCTGAAATAACAAAAAAAACAGCCATTCTGCCGGAAGCCATGGCATTCATGGGGGATGATCTCCCGGATATGGGATTGATGAAACGGGTTGGCGTCTCCATCAGCGTTTGGGATGCAGCTTCAGAAGTACGTGAGATGGCAGACTTTACCACAAAAGCCTGCGGCGGCTGTGGTGCCGTACGGGAAGTCTGCGAGGCCATTCTTAAGGAAAAAGGACTCTGGACCGCCATCCTGGAACCCTTTCAGAAATGA